CGCAGCCAGAGACATCTTGACTTCCAACTTGATAAGTCGcattaccttttcttttttctttaaaCAACAGCAATTGACTTTGttttgtgttttgtttttttttaatgatttataAATCCTTTTACGCAGCTAGTCGAATTGTTCACTGAATAGTGTGCGTTAGCAATTAAGCAATTCTACTAGTGCAGATTCTGGTCATTGGGCAGTgaatcaaccaagggtgatagTCTCAATTGATTTCTTGCAGAGAAAATTTGTGGTATGAATTTCAAAACTAATCCTTTATTGATTGCTGTCAgtaaaaactactgtaattaAACCTAGTGCATTGTCTTAAAAATTTTGGCATTTTTTAGTAAGATAGCTATAAACAAGTTAAAAAATAGAACAATTTTCAGCTGAAAATTCTGACAGGTTTGACCATAGTGCAGACCACGTTGCCGCCTTCTTGGAGTTGTGTCCTCGAATTCATTGAGTTAAATCAATACGAGTTGAGTTCCAAGCTTTTTCTCCTAAACTAAATCATGTCTGATAGCGAAGAACTCGCTTCTGTTCACAGTGAAGAATCTGCTAGTAGGAGGTTTTCACCAAGACTAAAAATACAGTCAATTAAGTCTGAGTTACAAGCAACTATTGAAAATCTCAGTGTTAGTCACAAAGCTACATTAAATGACTTGCGAGATAACTCTATTAAACTTTCCTATGAACAGCTTAACAGCATGCATGGAGAAATCACATTAGGTGCAGTTAATATCACAAAACTGCATAGTGCATACAAAGAAGCTCATGAAAGCGACTTACAACCTGACAAGGAAGACATTGTAGAAATAGATCGCGTGCTTGCTGATAACAGGAAAGTTATCGACCAGTTAGAAATTCGTATGAATAAGTTGGTAACAAGAACCAAGCATGCTGAGCCAGACATAGAAAGCATAAAATCCAAAAATTCATCCTTTCTTTCCTCTAGACAATCCAAGTCTAGCAAATCAGGCTCGAGCAGACTTTCTCAGTCACTCAAAATCATGCAGGCCGAGGCAAAAGCTGCTGCTGCAACTAAACAAGCCCAGCTTCAAGCCGAGATAGAATCTCAACAACTTGAGGAGGAAAGCCTCCAACTTCAGACACAAGTTCAAAGGAATAAAAGTCTGATAGCACAAGCTAAATTAAAAGTAGGGTTAGAAGCTGAGCGCCAATGTGAGCAGATTTACGCACAAGCAATAGCAGAAGAATTGGAAGATAACAATGAGTCATTGTTGCGCCCTCCTGTCACCACTAAGTTAAATTCAGGACAAACACAGCTAAAAGACTCAAATGAGTTATTCCGACAAACATCACAACGGCCTGCCAATGAGGTGATCACACCACTGCGCCTTCCAAGAGCTTCCCCAGATAGTTCTCCTATGACGATCTCTAGTACCCCTACTACAGTCTTTGATCCTGTTGCTCTTGCTGAAGCAATCAACACGGTTCGCCAGCGTCCTGATGAACCACCCATATTTAAGGGTGAGACACTTAAGTATCAGCAGTGGAAGGCCTCCTTTTTCGAAACCTTTGATTTCAGTTCATGCACACCAGGCAAAAAATGGCTCAAACTGCAGCAATATGTTACAGGCAAGGCCTGGCAAAAATAGAGGGCCTCAGCTATAGAAAAACAGAAAGCGCATGGATGCTTGCCTGGAAGAAACTGGACACCAAATATGGCAAACCAGAAATAGTGGCGGAAGCCATGGAGGAAAAGTTACTCAGCTGGccaaaaattgaagcaaatgaCGGCGAACAGTTAGAAGACTTCATTGACTTTCTTGAAGTTTGTTCAGAATGTGATAGTGATTTGAACCTTGGTTCTAAATCTGTAAACAAGCGGCTGATACAAAAACTTCCATTACATATTGCTCACAGATGGACAGCAAAGGCCACAAaactggagaagaaattgagcAAGTTTCCACCACTCCAAGAATTCATCGACTTTCTAGTTCATGAATCTGACACATTAAACAACACATTGACTAAAGCGTATCAAGACTTTGGAAAAACAGATAAGTCAGTAAAAGGTAAAAGCGACAAAAGCAACAAAATCATGTCTTTTTCGACAGCAACCACAGCTGATGGTAAGTCTCACAATAGTTACAATGCCAATGGtctgaaacaaaacaaatacCCATGCTTGAACTGCAACATGAACAATCATACGACGGGTACTTGTTTCAAGCTTGGTAAGCAAATACACTCCGAAATCGAAAGGTTTTTCATGAGCCATAACTTATGTTTTGCATGTTCTAAGCCTGGACACAGAATGACTGATTGTCGGTCTCCAGAGAAATGCATAAAGAAAAATTGCAACCAACAGCACCTCACAGTATTTCATGAATACTACGTAAAAGATAAAGACAGCAAAAGTAAGACTCCTATAGAAGTAATACAAACAGACAGTGAGAAATCAGCAACAGCCCTAAACTGTTCCGACACCGTACCAGCTAATATCATGTCATGGACAATACCAGTGtatatttcaaccaaagataATCCTGAAAAAGAAGTTCTGGTGTTTGCCTTGCTAGACTCTGGTTCAAATCGAACCTTCATCACTCAAAATACCCTTGACAAGCTCACTGTACAGACCTGTGATGCAGCTATGAAAATTAGTACACTTACTGATACTGAGGGCACTGATTCAATGCGCCAAGCGGCCTCAGGACTGCTGGTTCGTGGCTACCATCAGAGCAGAGCAAGTAGACTTCCACCGTGCATAAGCACAAGCAGAATACCTTTCAACTCAGAAGAGATACCCAATGCCACATCAGTGCAAAACTGGCCACACTTACAACATCTTGCCTCTCAGTTCATCTCTGCTCAAAAAGCAGCCAGCCTCGAGCTCGGATTGTTGATTGGAAACAATCTTCCACATGTGTTTATATCTAGACAAGAAATCAGTAGAGAAGACCATGAGCCCTTTGCTCGTCTCACTGACTTGGGTTGGATCTTGATGGGAAACGCCACAAACTCTGCACACAGCTACAACAGTTGCGCTCATACCATTCAATCTGGGACAATAGTAAACTTGGCAGTACAACAGCCAACGACTAGAAAATGTAtatcttttaaaatcaaaacagAAACTCCTGACTTCCCCAACACAGATAAATTTGAAcagcaaatactaaaagttctTAGTTCTGACTTTCAAACAAATCACGCTGATGAGATAAAGACAATGTCAATTGATGATCTCAAATTCCTAAAAATTATGAAAGAGCAAATTCATAAAGATAAGCAGGGTTACATAACAATGCCATTACCATTCAAGGCTAAACCGCTCAGCATTGACACAAAAACCACTGCAATGCACAGATTTCATCTTCTtgaaaaaaagttcaaaaaagaTGCCATATATAAACTGCAATACCATGAATTTATGTCTGACATCATCACAAAAGGGGAAGCAGTTCTGGCAACCGACGACACTACCAACTCTTGGTATATTCCTCATTTCGGTGTCTTTCATCCTCGCAAGCCTGACCGTATTCGCGTTGTGTTTGATTGCGCTGCTAAAGTGGGAGAAGTCAGTTTAAATGACTTTCTACTACAAGGACCCGATCACATGAATGATCTTCAAGGCATTCTTCTTAGATTTCGTTTGAACCCTGTAGCCTTCATGGGTGATATAGAAAGGATGTTTCACCAATTCAAGGTGAAACCAGAGCACCAAGACTATTTACGGTTTATTTGGTATGATTGTGATGGAAATCTAGCTACTTTCAAAATGACAGTGCATCTTTTCGGAGCTAGATCTTCGCCCGCTTGCGCAACATATGGACTTCGATTTCTCGCCGATCAATATAATTCATTATTGTCTGGCCATTCTGCATCTCATCAATTTGTTCACCGCAACTTTTATGTTGATGACGGTCTCACAAGTGTCTTCAATGAGGCTGAAGCAGTTTCTCTCATTCATGAGACACGTGAACTATGTGCTGCCGGCCAGTTAAGACTTCACAAAATAGCGTCCAACAGCCGAGAAGTGATGTCACAACTTCCAAGAAGTGAGTGCGCCCGTGCCATTGCTAGTCTTGACCTATCTTCTGATCCGCTTCCCAAAGAGCGATCACTTGGTATTCTATGGGACACTGAAAAGGATAATTTCACCTTTCACCATGACACTGCTACAAAACCAGACACCCGACGGGGTGTACTATCTACGGTGGCCTCAATCTTTGACCCTCTTGGATTCCTCTCGCCATATATTTTAATTGGCAAAAACATTCTACAGGATATGTGTAGAAGTTCAGCTTCTTGGGATGATCCCCTGACAGGTGATTTATTGTCACTATGGAAGGAATGGAAAGCTTCTATTCCAGACTTAACAAACATAAGCATCCAAAGATGTTATCAACCGACAGACTTTGGCGACATCTTTAAGGCTGAGCTACATCACTTCTGTGACGCAAGTACTCGTGGTTACGGTGAGGTTAGTTATCTCAGACTAGTAAACACACAAGGACAAGTAAATTGTTCACTTGTAATGAGCAAGAGCAGAGTAGCACCAATCAAGCCCATAACCATTCCACGCATGGAACTGCAAGCAGCGGTTACCGCAGCTAAAGTGTCCAGATTTATTAAATCTGAGCTAGAGATTGATACCACAGAAACCTTTAGGACAGATTCTCAAATTGTTCTTGGGTACATTAAAAACACAACTAAAAAGTTTCATCTCTATGTGACTAATAGAGTTCAGCAGGTGAGAGACAATTCAAGTCCTGAAAATTGGTGCTATGTCCCTACAGATCAAAACCCTGCCGATCACACTTCAAGAGGCCTGACTATCACTCAGCTGTTAAAATCTAACTGGCTTACAGGTCCAGATTTTCTCTGGAAGGAACCTATGCAATTTCCTGATCAGCTGACACCCGAAGTAAAACCTGATGACCCTGAAGTCAAATCCCTTTGTGTCCAAACGATTTCTAGTCCCAGCCAAACTCTCTATCAGCGACTACAGCAATTCTCTAGTTGGAATAAAGCTATCAAAGTCACTAAATTCTTTCTCAATAGAGTAGCCAAGTTAAAGGGCACTCAACTGCCAATTAACGCACCACTCCTGTACATAGTTAAATGCATACAAGCTGAGCATTTTCCAGAAGTGCAATCTCTGACAAAAGAGCAGCCACTAAATCCAAAGAGTACAGTTTTCAACCTGAACCCTTTCCTGGATAAAAATGGAGTAATGAGAATAGGAGGTCGCCTCAATCGCAGCACAGCTCTCAGTTTTCCTGAGAAACATCCAATTCTGCTGCCCAAAAGTGGGCATTTTACTCGCCTTCTTCTTCAGCATCTTCATGAGCAAGTGGCCCATCAAGGAAGATGCTTCACATTGGCCAAGATGAGATCTTCTGGGTACTGGATAATAGGTGCCAGAAGTATAATAGCCTCTTTGATACACCAGTGTGTTACTTGTCGATCCCACCGAGCTAAACCTCCAACACCCCAAATGGCCTCACTTCCTCATGAAAGATCTAGCCCATCGCCTCCCTTCAGCTATTGTGGGATCGATTGTTTTGGACCATTCATGGTCAAAGATAGAAGGACAGAGCTAAAACGATATGGACTCATGGTAACATGCCTCGCAAGCAGAGCAGTGCACCTTGAAGTTTTGGACGATATGAGCACAACAGCCTTTGTGAACGGAATTCGAAACGTTATAGCCATTCGCGGGCCTATTAGAACAATCTGGTGTGACCAGGGCACCAACTTTGTTGGAGCTGTTCAAGATTTAACAGAAAAAGGCGTGATTGAGTTTAAACTCAATCCTCCCAGCGCCAGTCACATGGGTGGCGTTTGGGAACGTATGATCCGAACTGCTAGAAATGTCCTTCAGTCTCTTTTGAAGTCTCATAGTGATAGGCTTGACACAAGCCACCTTCGCACCTTGATGTACGAAGTCATGGCCATCATAAACTCCAGACCACTATCTGTGGTTACTGAAGAAGACATGCCTCTAAGTCCTAACATGCTTCTGACTATGAAATCTGATGTTACCCTACCGCCCCCTGGAAGCTTTGATGAGTCCGATATGTACAGTCGCAAGCGCTGGCGTGCGGTCCAACACATTGCTAATGTATTCTGGAAAAGATGGAAGACAGAATACTTATCCCAACTGCATTCTCGTCAAAAGTGGGTTCACAAGACAACAAATAATATAGCAGTAGGTGACATCGTATTAATCAAAGATGACCAAACAACAAGAAATGTCTGGTTAAAAGGCCGAGTTTCTGATTGTTACACATCTCAAGATGGACAAATACGCTCAGCTAAAGTACTGTTAGGCAACCGTGTACAGGCAAAAAACTCTGGAAAATTTCTAATCAGACCAGTTGTGAAATTGATTAAACTTTTACCAGTCAAATCAAATGATATGTGCTAGCGCCAATCATgttgaaaattatgaaaatttaaGGTGGGAGTGTAAAGTTCTGCTGTCTGTTAAATTTCCTAATTTGATAGTGCACTGCAATATCTAGTCACCCTGTGTGATTCACTGTTCCTGCCCAGAGCGAATGCCAGTTGATCTGTTGATCTTGGGTGGTCTAATGAtcttgtgtggtctgtctgaCTTGCCACAGTGCCATACGTTTGATtaggtgtcattgttttatCAGCCTTTGAGCCAACAACATGTAGTTTTTAAGCCTCATTTTttgatgctgatactttcttcTATCTGTATTAAGTTTCATCATTACACCAATATCTATCGCATACACATATAATCAAGAGTTAAACAGAAGGAGAATCacatactatttagcaatctcctggatgtgttattaaggtaaatattatatctttcattttatgtgttttattttatgtttctaaaTGGCTTTGCAGATGACTACCTGTATAATTAGCATACTTTCAATAACCTTTATTGACAATcgagttattattttattgtagtttcacggtgttgacaagcatatataataaacttttaatagaatatacactatgcCTCATCACCCGTATGTGACAATATAACTACGAACCAGGGGATTCGCTACAGATATGATGagttttgtttcatcactgCTATTGGCTGGTCAGCAGTTAATTCTATTGGTTAATGCTTAAAGGGAGCAAATTGCTCAAATCTGTTTTTATGGTCGTATGAATCCTGTCTAAATTGTATTGCTATACTTAACAGATTAGACTGCAGTTTTTACAACTCCAAACCATCTACTTTAAACCTACCCTTTGTCTGAAGGATGGTTTACACAAGGTGGTTGTGAGATGGTGCAATCTTTATAAATAGAGATGAATGATATTGTTGCTTACAATAGATACTAATAAATACTTGTTCCTTTAGATATGGCTGTCATGATGGAGAGACTTAACAGACTTGATATTTATCTGCGTACTCCTACTGATACAGACGAGACAGGGGACCAGCTTCATGAGCCTCTGGGCTGATACGTTTTTCTTTGTTCAATTTAAATCACTTGTAGTTCTTGTTtaagatttataattaaatacaatttcatattcatacttgatacattttctcctctctactcatctagcagtgatttttatgaacacatctgtccatcattgaactgcacTCACGCTATATAATACCACCTGCATAGCTTGGCAAAATTCCAACTTTCTTAGACCACCATAGATTAACAGATGATATTCCCTACTCATTGTGGACCCTTCAATGCTTTAGAGCTGGTCTCACTGCTGCAGCTGGCCTAAAAAGGCTCTAAAATGGCTAACAGAAACAGTCACTTATGTATAATGTTAATGTAGAGTCGTAGACCATCTAAgttgcagtaaaattcatctccAAAGATAGTGGGCATTATTGGGAAGCAAGTCGTACTAAAGGATCTCTTGTCAAGCCACACGCTGGGCTCTTATGTAAACGTATTACAAAAAGtaccttttaaaaaaatagaaagtGTCCAAATTGCACCAACAAATAGCACACTTGTCTGCTGTGGCCAGGAGAAGTGATACTGTATGCCAACACTAAGGCTGATGACGGATAGCCTTAGTATCCATGTCTGATCGATGACAGATAGCCTTAGTATGCATGTCGTATCTATGACACAGCCAAGTTTCTATGTCTGACTTATGGTAGGTAGCTTTAGTATTTGTTTGATCTATAATAGATATCCTTAGTATTCATGGCTGATCTATCACAGATATTTAATGAGTCATGCATGATCTATAACAGATAGCCTAACTATTCATATCTGCCATCAACATATAATTTTTCAACAATAGATGCAACTGCTGAGAGGAGACAATTCTGATCTCATACTTtccaatataaaatacataacatATAATTTAAGAAATTAAAGTTATAGCAATCGTATGACTttgttaaattaattattatataaagaaGATTTATTTTTGCTGTGAAGGCTATTGACATCAATAAACATGTTGTTAAAATGACTCGAAAAACTTTGCAGTAGTATAAGCTCTCGTTTACAGCAAGTAATCTGGATCTATTATAACCAACAGGTTTACATACACATTCTATGGAAGTTGACTCTTTGAAGAAGGAACTGTTAGTTAAGAGAATATAATTCCTTGAACAGATTGGGACCAACAAGAAAAACCAACAAGTTCGCAGATGGTGAACATTTCACCTTCCAGTAGAGTTGCCGCAAACACTAGCAGTAACATTAATTATGGAGATCTTCAGAActacattaaataattttaagatGTTTTAGATATTTGGGGTGTCTATAAGATAGTTTTATATGTCACTATGGTGCTGAATCGTTATGATGACAGGAATAAAGTCAATGTTTTATTGAAGCTCACATATTGAAATATCAAACCAATTAACTGGATTGCTTTATTATGGGAGTTGAAAACAGAGTTTGTCACTAAAGGGCATGTCAATAAGTGATAAAGATTTAAGGGTATAAAGGTTAAAGTGTGTCACTTGAGTGTCTCATGTCAAAAGTAAACATACATAATTGGCTTGTATACGTGGGAGCTCAAATACCATGTGAGTTGTTTCAAGAGTTTCATGATAACAGGCAGCATTTTGTTTGCGGTGAAACTCTGATAAGATAAACTTTTATgtaaattgtatacataagg
Above is a genomic segment from Watersipora subatra chromosome 6, tzWatSuba1.1, whole genome shotgun sequence containing:
- the LOC137398805 gene encoding uncharacterized protein, which produces MKISTLTDTEGTDSMRQAASGLLVRGYHQSRASRLPPCISTSRIPFNSEEIPNATSVQNWPHLQHLASQFISAQKAASLELGLLIGNNLPHVFISRQEISREDHEPFARLTDLGWILMGNATNSAHSYNSCAHTIQSGTIVNLAVQQPTTRKCISFKIKTETPDFPNTDKFEQQILKVLSSDFQTNHADEIKTMSIDDLKFLKIMKEQIHKDKQGYITMPLPFKAKPLSIDTKTTAMHRFHLLEKKFKKDAIYKLQYHEFMSDIITKGEAVLATDDTTNSWYIPHFGVFHPRKPDRIRVVFDCAAKVGEVSLNDFLLQGPDHMNDLQGILLRFRLNPVAFMGDIERMFHQFKVKPEHQDYLRFIWYDCDGNLATFKMTVHLFGARSSPACATYGLRFLADQYNSLLSGHSASHQFVHRNFYVDDGLTSVFNEAEAVSLIHETRELCAAGQLRLHKIASNSREVMSQLPRSECARAIASLDLSSDPLPKERSLGILWDTEKDNFTFHHDTATKPDTRRGVLSTVASIFDPLGFLSPYILIGKNILQDMCRSSASWDDPLTGDLLSLWKEWKASIPDLTNISIQRCYQPTDFGDIFKAELHHFCDASTRGYGEVSYLRLVNTQGQVNCSLVMSKSRVAPIKPITIPRMELQAAVTAAKVSRFIKSELEIDTTETFRTDSQIVLGYIKNTTKKFHLYVTNRVQQVRDNSSPENWCYVPTDQNPADHTSRGLTITQLLKSNWLTGPDFLWKEPMQFPDQLTPEVKPDDPEVKSLCVQTISSPSQTLYQRLQQFSSWNKAIKVTKFFLNRVAKLKGTQLPINAPLLYIVKCIQAEHFPEVQSLTKEQPLNPKSTVFNLNPFLDKNGVMRIGGRLNRSTALSFPEKHPILLPKSGHFTRLLLQHLHEQVAHQGRCFTLAKMRSSGYWIIGARSIIASLIHQCVTCRSHRAKPPTPQMASLPHERSSPSPPFSYCGIDCFGPFMVKDRRTELKRYGLMVTCLASRAVHLEVLDDMSTTAFVNGIRNVIAIRGPIRTIWCDQGTNFVGAVQDLTEKGVIEFKLNPPSASHMGGVWERMIRTARNVLQSLLKSHSDRLDTSHLRTLMYEVMAIINSRPLSVVTEEDMPLSPNMLLTMKSDVTLPPPGSFDESDMYSRKRWRAVQHIANVFWKRWKTEYLSQLHSRQKWVHKTTNNIAVGDIVLIKDDQTTRNVWLKGRVSDCYTSQDGQIRSAKVLLGNRVQAKNSGKFLIRPVVKLIKLLPVKSNDMC